Proteins co-encoded in one Juglans regia cultivar Chandler chromosome 16, Walnut 2.0, whole genome shotgun sequence genomic window:
- the LOC109012524 gene encoding uncharacterized ATP-dependent helicase C29A10.10c-like has translation MGSRGRPLFDLNEPPAEDSESDGVLSFQPQKTHPSMNRNTADLVAASTAPQRITNNHTFSHASLVSGFQPFVRPKPAHGPEMGTEQKRAGDKNPKTTSLSKLSNDEEMRASPSFVQGSAEVPSAEREEGEWSDAEGSTDAYGNTSLSERGKASQEQGTSEVRDRFASGLAADNISSGVKAFQSIKDENSTCASLELDPDPSDQKSNSSRNTEGNARGDVSSDGLEEPGLVPKQREVKGIEAIHAVKCANNPGKRKIDQKREEMLGKKRIRQTMFLNLEDVKQAGPIKTSTPRRQTFLSPITTRSVKDVRNAPPSSERVGEKQSQPMIRDQKQLDIACNEGGTFSESTELKSECNGDMNSGLLGRPRRLNGETDFSAEASLPPIPRQSSWKQPTDLRQPKNFPVSNRKSALISQNSMDSKLGSKKHLPPKKQTSNITPYQDTSVERLIREVTNEKFWHHPEDTELQCVPGQFESVEEYVRVFEPLLFEECRAQLYSTWEELAETVSRDTHVMVRVKSIERRERGWYDVIVLPANECKWTFKEGDVAILSSPRPGAVRSKRSNTSLNEDEGEPDISGRVAGTVRRHIPIDTRDPHGAILHFFVGDSYEPNSMVDDDHILRKLHPKAFWYLTVLGSLATTQREYIALHAFRRLNEQMQTAILQPSPEHFPKYEQQSPAMPECFTQNFVDHLHRTFNEPQLAAIQWAAMHTAAGTSSGITKTWPFTLVQGPPGTGKTHTVWGMLNVIHLVQYQHYYTSLLKKLAPESYKQANESNSDNVAMGSIDEVLQNMDQNLFRTLPKLCPKPRMLVCAPSNAATDELLARVLDRGFIDGEMKVYRPDVARVGVDSQTRAAQAVSVERRTEQLLVKSRDEIFGWMHQLRGREAQLSQQIACLQRELNVAAAAIRSQGSVGVDPDVLVARDQNRDTLLQNLAAVVEGRDKVLVEMSRLVILEARFRAGSSFNLEEARANLEASFANEAEIVFTTVSSSGRKLFSRLTHGFDMVVIDEAAQASEVAVLPPLSLGAARCVLVGDPQQLPATVISKAAGTLLYSRSLFERFQQAGCPTMLLSVQYRMHPEIRDFPSRYFYQGRLTDSESVAKLPDEVYYTDPLLRPYIFYDITHGRESHRGGSVSYQNIYEAQFCLRLYEHLQKTLKSSGIGKISVGIITPYRLQLKCLQREFEEVLNSEEGKDLYINTVDAFQGQERDVIIMSCVRASSHGVGFVADIRRMNVALTRARRALWVMGNASALIQSDDWAALVADARTRKCYMEMDSLPKDFLIPKGPAYTPLPGKGSSNTRGLRSAGRHRQLDMHMESRSGTPSEDDEKLSGSLIARNGSYRPLKASMEKSLDNFDQLGDKSRDAWQYGTQKKQSSAGFVGKREM, from the exons ATGGGTTCGCGTGGAAGGCCATTATTTGATCTCAATGAACCCCCAGCTGAGGATAGTGAGAGTGATGGTGTCCTCAGCTTCCAGCCGCAAAAAACACATCCATCTATGAATCGCAACACTGCTGACTTGGTTGCAGCTTCAACTGCTCCCCAaagaataacaaataatcatacCTTTTCACATGCATCATTGGTATCCGGCTTTCAGCCTTTTGTACGGCCCAAACCTGCACATGGCCCTGAAATGGGTACTGAACAGAAGAGGGCTGGGGATAAGAATCCCAAGACTACCTCATTGTCTAAGTTAAGTAATGATGAGGAGATGAGAGCCTCACCTTCATTTGTTCAGGGTTCAGCAGAAGTTCCATCTGCTgaaagagaagaaggagaaTGGTCTGATGCTGAGGGCTCTACTGATGCATATGGAAACACAAGTTTGAGTGAACGGGGTAAAGCTTCACAAGAGCAAGGAACATCTGAAGTGAGGGATCGTTTTGCTTCCGGTCTAGCTGCTGACAATATCTCTTCTGGTGTCAAAGCTTTTCAAAGTATCAAGGATGAAAATAGTACCTGTGCTTCTTTAGAATTGGATCCAGATCCCAGTGATCAGAAAAGCAATAGTAGTCGAAATACAGAAGGAAATGCAAGAGGTGATGTGTCCTCAGATGGTCTGGAGGAACCTGGCTTGGTCCCAAAACAAAGAGAAGTTAAAGGTATTGAAGCGATCCATGCAGTTAAATGTGCAAATAATCCTGGAAAAAGGAAGATTGACCAGAAAAGGGAAGAAATGCTAGGCAAGAAACGCATTAGACAGACCATGTTTCTTAATTTGGAAGATGTCAAACAAGCTGGTCCTATAAAAACTTCAACGCCAAGAAGGCAGACCTTTCTGTCACCTATCACAACTCGTTCTGTGAAAGATGTCCGTAATGCTCCTCCGTCTTCTGAGCGTGTTGGAGAAAAGCAGAGTCAGCCAATGATACGGGATCAGAAACAACTTGATATAGCATGTAACGAAGGAGGCACCTTTTCGGAATCTACTGAACTCAAATCTGAATGTAACGGTGATATGAACTCTGGACTACTTGGTAGGCCTCGCAGGTTAAATGGTGAAACTGATTTTTCTGCGGAGGCATCCCTGCCACCCATTCCTAGACAGAGTTCATGGAAGCAGCCCACAGATTTGAGGCAGCCAAAGAATTTTCCGGTCTCAAATAGGAAGTCGGCTTTGATCAGTCAAAACTCCATGGATTCCAAATTGGGAAGCAAGAAACATCTTCCACCTAAGAAGCAAACTTCTAACATTACTCCATATCAGGACACGTCGGTGGAGCGACTTATACGGGAGGTGACCAATGAAAAGTTTTGGCATCATCCAG AGGACACTGAGCTCCAATGTGTGCCCGGTCAATTTGAATCGGTAGAAGAGTATGTTAGAGTATTTGAGCCTTTGCTTTTTGAGGAATGCCGGGCACAACTCTATAGCACTTGGGAGGAGTTAGCTGAAACAGTTTCAAGGGATACACATGTGATGGTCCGTGTAAAGAGTATAGAAAGGCGAGAAAGAG GATGGTATGATGTGATAGTCCTTCCTGCAAATGAGTGCAAGTGGACATTTAAGGAGGGTgatgttgcaattctttcatcCCCCAGGCCTGGAGCAG TTAGATCTAAGCGGAGCAATACCTCCTTAAACGAAGATGAAGGGGAGCCTGATATCAGTGGACGAGTAGCTGGTACTGTCAGGCGTCACATACCTATTGATACTCGTGATCCTCATGGGGCAatccttcatttttttgttggggACTCATACGAACCTAATAG CATGGTTGATGATGATCACATTCTGAGAAAGCTTCATCCCAAGGCCTTTTGGTATCTAACCGTGCTTGGTTCTCTTGCAACGACGCAGCGGGAGTACAttgcattgcatgcatttcGCCGTCTCAATGAGCAG ATGCAAACTGCAATCCTTCAGCCTAGTCCTGAGCACTTTCCAAAGTACGAGCAACAGTCCCCTGCCATGCCTGAATGCTTCACTCAGAACTTTGTTGATCATCTGCATAGGACGTTCAATGAACCTCAGCTAGCAGCAATTCAATGGGCTGCAATGCACACGGCTGCTGGTACAAGTAGTGGGATAACAAAGACATGGCCCTTTACTCTTGTTCAAGGACCTCCAGGAACAGGTAAGACGCATACAGTCTGGGGAATGCTAAATGTCATCCATCTGGTCCAGTATCAGCACTACTACACTTCTTTGCTCAAGAAACTAGCACCTGAAAGCTATAAACAAGCCAATGAGAGCAATTCTGACAATGTTGCTATGGGTTCAATTGATGAGGTTCTTCAAAACATGGACCAGAATCTCTTCCGTACACTTCCAAAACTTTGTCCAAAGCCTAGAATGTTAGTCTGTGCTCCTTCAAATGCTGCAACTGATGAGCTTCTTGCCCGTGTTCTTGATCGTGGATTCATTGATGGTGAGATGAAAGTTTATCGGCCCGATGTGGCTCGAGTGGGGGTTGATTCACAAACCCGTGCTGCCCAGGCAGTTTCTGTTGAGCGGAGAACTGAGCAACTTTTGGTCAAGAGCCGTGATGAAATTTTTGGATGGATGCACCAGTTAAGAGGCCGTGAAGCTCAGTTGTCTCAGCAGATAGCTTGTCTTCAAAGAGAACTCaatgttgctgctgctgctattCGTTCCCAAGGATCTGTTGGCGTTGACCCAGATGTTCTTGTGGCCAGGGATCAGAATCGAGACACATTGTTGCAGAACCTTGCAGCAGTGGTTGAAGGCAGGGATAAAGTTCTAGTTGAGATGTCTCGCCTAGTTATTTTAGAGGCTAGGTTTCGTGCTGGTAGTAGCTTTAATTTGGAAGAAGCCCGTGCTAATCTTGAGGCAAGCTTTGCAAATGAGGCCGAGATTGTTTTCACTACTGTCTCGAGCAGCGGCCGCAAATTATTTTCTCGTCTCACTCATGGTTTTGATATGGTAGTCATTGATGAGGCAGCCCAAGCCAGTGAAGTAGCAGTCCTACCTCCCCTTTCACTTGGTGCAGCGCGGTGTGTTCTTGTTGGGGATCCTCAGCAGCTCCCAGCAACTGTTATCAGCAAGGCAGCTGGAACATTGTTGTACAGCAGGAGCCTTTTTGAAAGGTTCCAGCAAGCAGGATGTCCCACAATGTTATTATCCGTGCAGTATCGAATGCATCCTGAAATCCGGGATTTCCCTTCTAGGTACTTTTATCAAGGGCGCCTTACTGACAGTGAAAGCGTTGCTAAGTTACCTGATGAGGTTTACTACACGGACCCTCTGCTTAGACCTTACATATTCTATGATATCACCCATGGACGGGAATCTCATAGAGGTGGATCTGTctcttatcagaacatatatGAAGCGCAGTTTTGTCTTCGTTTGTACGAACATCTTCAGAAAACTTTGAAATCTTCTGGTATAGGGAAAATCTCTGTTGGCATAATAACACCGTACAGGCTCCAATTAAAATGCCTTCAACGTGAATTTGAGGAAGTCTTAAATTCAGAAGAAGGGAAAGATCTGTACATCAATACTGTAGATGCTTTTCAAGGCCAAGAACGTGATGTCATAATCATGTCTTGTGTGCGTGCATCAAGTCATGGAGTTGGATTTGTCGCAGATATCCGCCGAATGAATGTTGCTCTTACTCGTGCTAGAAGGGCTCTTTGG GTGATGGGGAATGCTAGTGCCTTGATACAATCTGATGACTGGGCTGCACTGGTTGCTGATGCAAGAACCAGGAAGTGTTACATGGAAATGGATTCTCTCCCAAAAGATTTTCTCATACCCAAGGGCCCAGCTTACACACCATTGCCAGGCAAGGGATCATCTAATACGAGGGGGTTGAGATCAGCGGGTAGACATAGACAGTTGGATATGCATATGGAGTCCAGGTCAGGGACACCATCAGAAGATGATGAGAAGTTGAGTGGGTCACTGATAGCTAGGAATGGGAGTTACCGGCCCTTAAAGGCATCGATGGAGAAGTCTTTGGATAACTTTGATCAATTAGGTGATAAATCTAGAGATGCCTGGCAATATGGCACACAGAAGAAGCAAAGTTCTGCTGGATTTGTGGGGAAGAGAGAGATGTAG